Genomic DNA from Candidatus Zixiibacteriota bacterium:
CATCTGATTCAGCTACAGCATATATCATAAGCGTAGTTAAGGGTGACACTATTCCCGGAGCTGTATTACATAAAGCTATTGTAACTGGCCCATTTACGACTATTCCCCAGGATGCTTTTCGTAAAGCTAACGGGGAGGTGGTATCAGGGCTTTATTGGGTATATATGGTAGCTTATAATAAAAGTTTTGTCAGTTATCCTGGAATGCCTTTTGCGTTGCCTACTGGTCTGCCAGCCAATAATATTTCAGGAGCAAAAGGGACGATTGGAGCTGGTGTAATAGCTCGAAAAGTCACCATTAGAGTGCTATAACCGGAATTTCATTTTGTCCAGAAAAATTTTTAACGAGATTAAAAATTTAGTTACCGAAGCCAGAAATCCTGCTACTTTTGATATCGATTCAAGATCCACTTTACAGATTTTGAAACTGATCAATGCCGAGGATAAAAAAGTTCCTTTGGCAGTTGAACAACAAATTCCACAGATTGCCAAAGGCGTCGAGTTAATCGTCAAAACTTTCAAAAAAGGCGGCAGGCTTTTTTATATCGGAGCCGGGACCAGCGGAAGGTTAGGGGTTTTGGATGCGGCAGAATGTCCGCCCACTTTTGGAACTGATCCCAAGATGATCAGAGGAATAATAGCTGGTGGATATAAGAGTTTGGTTCGCTCAAGAGAAGGGGTGGAAGATAATATAAAAGCCGCAGAAAAAGATTTGAAAAAAGCCGGTCTGACAAAAAAAGATGTTGTAGTAGGAATAGCTGCATCCAAGAGAACTCCTTATGTCTTAGGGGCTTTGAAATATGCAAAAAAAATAGGAGCAAAGACGATTTTCATCTTCTGCAATCCGATAAAAGGACTTAAAGTCAAGCCTGACGTGATAATCTCTCCGCTTTTAGGACCGGAGGTGGTGACCGGCTCTACCCGGATGAAAGCCGGCACAGCCCAGAAGCTGATTTTGAATATGCTTTCCACTACCGCAATGATCAAAATAGGAAAGGTCTACGAAAACCTGATGATTGACCTGCAGGCAAAAA
This window encodes:
- the murQ gene encoding N-acetylmuramic acid 6-phosphate etherase codes for the protein MSRKIFNEIKNLVTEARNPATFDIDSRSTLQILKLINAEDKKVPLAVEQQIPQIAKGVELIVKTFKKGGRLFYIGAGTSGRLGVLDAAECPPTFGTDPKMIRGIIAGGYKSLVRSREGVEDNIKAAEKDLKKAGLTKKDVVVGIAASKRTPYVLGALKYAKKIGAKTIFIFCNPIKGLKVKPDVIISPLLGPEVVTGSTRMKAGTAQKLILNMLSTTAMIKIGKVYENLMIDLQAKSQKLRERSKRIIMQVTGVNYKQAEKYLRLSGGSVKTALVMILSNVDKKEAEKRLKKAGGFVRKAIYGIHRP